In Zingiber officinale cultivar Zhangliang chromosome 3B, Zo_v1.1, whole genome shotgun sequence, a single window of DNA contains:
- the LOC122056070 gene encoding probable calcium-binding protein CML10 gives MGKIRSLFRLRRPKSQHSSPPSPSTPSSSSSSSASGDLERVFNKFDSNGDGKISSEELAAVLSNLGHPPSEDELRRMMVEADSDGDGFISLEEFVEINSPPASIDEDLRLAFAVFDLDRNGVISADELSQVLIGIGEGASVAQCRRMIQGVDRDGDGLVSFEEFKAMMTCGAGFSRACAALAAANAAAE, from the coding sequence ATGGGAAAGATCCGATCTCTCTTCCGCCTTCGCCGACCCAAATCTCAGCACTCCTCGCCGCCGTCCCCCTCcactccttcctcttcctcctcctcctccgcttcCGGTGACCTCGAGCGCGTCTTCAACAAATTCGACTCCAACGGCGACGGCAAGATCTCGTCCGAGGAGCTCGCCGCGGTGCTCTCGAACCTCGGCCACCCGCCCTCTGAGGACGAGCTCCGCCGGATGATGGTCGAGGCCGACTCCGACGGGGACGGGTTCATCTCCCTGGAGGAGTTCGTGGAGATCAATTCGCCGCCGGCGTCGATCGACGAGGACCTGCGCCTCGCCTTCGCCGTATTCGACCTCGACCGAAACGGCGTCATCTCCGCCGACGAGCTCTCCCAGGTCCTCATCGGTATCGGGGAGGGCGCCTCCGTCGCCCAGTGCCGCCGCATGATCCAAGGGGTCGATCGCGACGGCGACGGCCTCGTTAGCTTCGAGGAGTTCAAGGCCATGATGACTTGCGGGGCGGGTTTCTCCCGCGCCTGCGCTGCTCTCGCCGCCGCCAATGCCGCCGCTGAATAG
- the LOC122056069 gene encoding 20 kDa chaperonin, chloroplastic-like isoform X3, which translates to MASLHFSGLSIASTAAAPMLSISGLRLAPATFRRPFPVGSLNRRGSGGFVVKAATIIAPKYTSVKPLGDRVLIKIKTSEEVTAGGILLPSTAQSKPQSGEVVAVGEGRAVGNNKLAVGIQPGSQVIYSKYAGTELELNGASHIILKEDDIVGILEAEDVKDLKPLNDRILIKVAEAEEKTAGGLLLTEASKEKPSIGTVVAVGSGALDEEGNRKPLTVESGSTVLYSKYAGNEFKGADGSGYVVLKASDVLAILS; encoded by the exons ATGGCTTCTTTACACTTTTCTGGACTGTCGATCGCCTCTACTGCTGCGGCGCCTATGCTTTCCATCAGCGGGCTTCGACTTGCTCCAGCGACGTTCAGGCGTCCTTTTCCAGTTGGATCCCTTAACAGGAGGGGCTCTGGCGGTTTTGTTGTGAAAGCTGCGACGATTATTGCTCCAAAG TACACTTCTGTCAAACCTCTGGGTGATAGAGTGCTAATTAAGATCAAGACTTCTGAGGAGGTGACTGCTGGCGGCATATTACTACCCTCAACAGCTCAATCAAAACCCCAGTCCGGCGAAGTGGTTGCCGTCGGAGAAGGAAGGGCCGTAGGCAACAATAAGTTAGCAGTTGGTATTCAG CCTGGATCACAAGTTATATACTCGAAGTACGCAGGCACAGAACTGGAACTGAATGGAGCCAGTCACATTATCCTGAAGGAGGATGACATTGTTGGCATTCTGGAAGCTGAGGATGTCAAGGATTTAAAGCCTCTCAATGACAGGATTCTAATCAAG GTTGCGGAAGCTGAGGAGAAGACTGCCGGCGGTCTGCTCTTGACAGAGGCAAGCAAAGAGAAGCCTTCCATTGgaacggttgttgcagtgggttCAGGTGCCCTCGACGAGGAAGGGAATCGGAAGCCATTGACGGTGGAGAGCGGGAGCACGGTGCTGTACTCCAAGTACGCCGGTAACGAGTTCAAGGGCGCTGATGGCTCCGGCTACGTTGTTCTCAAAGCGTCCGACGTCTTGGCGATCCTCTCCTGA
- the LOC122056069 gene encoding 20 kDa chaperonin, chloroplastic-like isoform X2 → MPILFCFTLNKQIGIIFFFSLCNYLFLGVNLRELCFKLRIHRTISSLLYMKCSAILLKIVWFFSVLQYTSVKPLGDRVLIKIKTSEEVTAGGILLPSTAQSKPQSGEVVAVGEGRAVGNNKLAVGIQPGSQVIYSKYAGTELELNGASHIILKEDDIVGILEAEDVKDLKPLNDRILIKVAEAEEKTAGGLLLTEASKEKPSIGTVVAVGSGALDEEGNRKPLTVESGSTVLYSKYAGNEFKGADGSGYVVLKASDVLAILS, encoded by the exons ATGCCAATCTTGTTTTGTTTTACATTGAACAAGCAGATTggtattatttttttcttctcattGTGCAACTATTTGTTTCTTGGCGTCAATCTTAGAGAACTTTGTTTTAAACTGAGGATCCATCGAACCATTTCATCATTGCTCTATATGAAATGCAGTGCGATacttttgaaaattgtttggTTTTTCTCTGTTCTCCAGTACACTTCTGTCAAACCTCTGGGTGATAGAGTGCTAATTAAGATCAAGACTTCTGAGGAGGTGACTGCTGGCGGCATATTACTACCCTCAACAGCTCAATCAAAACCCCAGTCCGGCGAAGTGGTTGCCGTCGGAGAAGGAAGGGCCGTAGGCAACAATAAGTTAGCAGTTGGTATTCAG CCTGGATCACAAGTTATATACTCGAAGTACGCAGGCACAGAACTGGAACTGAATGGAGCCAGTCACATTATCCTGAAGGAGGATGACATTGTTGGCATTCTGGAAGCTGAGGATGTCAAGGATTTAAAGCCTCTCAATGACAGGATTCTAATCAAG GTTGCGGAAGCTGAGGAGAAGACTGCCGGCGGTCTGCTCTTGACAGAGGCAAGCAAAGAGAAGCCTTCCATTGgaacggttgttgcagtgggttCAGGTGCCCTCGACGAGGAAGGGAATCGGAAGCCATTGACGGTGGAGAGCGGGAGCACGGTGCTGTACTCCAAGTACGCCGGTAACGAGTTCAAGGGCGCTGATGGCTCCGGCTACGTTGTTCTCAAAGCGTCCGACGTCTTGGCGATCCTCTCCTGA
- the LOC122056069 gene encoding 20 kDa chaperonin, chloroplastic-like isoform X1, translated as MPILFCFTLNKQIGIIFFFSLCNYLFLGVNLRELCFKLRIHRTISSLLYMKCSAILLKIVWFFSVLQYTSVKPLGDRVLIKIKTSEEVTAGGILLPSTAQSKPQSGEVVAVGEGRAVGNNKLAVGIQVLVLIQFIADLNFSTLMRLFYLVQPGSQVIYSKYAGTELELNGASHIILKEDDIVGILEAEDVKDLKPLNDRILIKVAEAEEKTAGGLLLTEASKEKPSIGTVVAVGSGALDEEGNRKPLTVESGSTVLYSKYAGNEFKGADGSGYVVLKASDVLAILS; from the exons ATGCCAATCTTGTTTTGTTTTACATTGAACAAGCAGATTggtattatttttttcttctcattGTGCAACTATTTGTTTCTTGGCGTCAATCTTAGAGAACTTTGTTTTAAACTGAGGATCCATCGAACCATTTCATCATTGCTCTATATGAAATGCAGTGCGATacttttgaaaattgtttggTTTTTCTCTGTTCTCCAGTACACTTCTGTCAAACCTCTGGGTGATAGAGTGCTAATTAAGATCAAGACTTCTGAGGAGGTGACTGCTGGCGGCATATTACTACCCTCAACAGCTCAATCAAAACCCCAGTCCGGCGAAGTGGTTGCCGTCGGAGAAGGAAGGGCCGTAGGCAACAATAAGTTAGCAGTTGGTATTCAGGTGCTTGTACTGATTCAATTCATAGCCGATTTAAATTTCTCGACCTTAATGAGATTATTCTACTTGGTGCAGCCTGGATCACAAGTTATATACTCGAAGTACGCAGGCACAGAACTGGAACTGAATGGAGCCAGTCACATTATCCTGAAGGAGGATGACATTGTTGGCATTCTGGAAGCTGAGGATGTCAAGGATTTAAAGCCTCTCAATGACAGGATTCTAATCAAG GTTGCGGAAGCTGAGGAGAAGACTGCCGGCGGTCTGCTCTTGACAGAGGCAAGCAAAGAGAAGCCTTCCATTGgaacggttgttgcagtgggttCAGGTGCCCTCGACGAGGAAGGGAATCGGAAGCCATTGACGGTGGAGAGCGGGAGCACGGTGCTGTACTCCAAGTACGCCGGTAACGAGTTCAAGGGCGCTGATGGCTCCGGCTACGTTGTTCTCAAAGCGTCCGACGTCTTGGCGATCCTCTCCTGA
- the LOC121968114 gene encoding copper transporter 5.1-like: MMHMTFYWGIKATILFDSWRTDSWTSYLLSLVALFAVAAFYQYMEDRRLRFKLLATRSKPSPIASPLLEPAPFSVAAPVARAATAVLFGVNSAIGYLLMLAVMSFNAGVFLAVVVGLAAGYFLFRSGGEEDMVVVENPCACA, encoded by the coding sequence ATGATGCACATGACCTTCTATTGGGGCATCAAGGCCACGATCCTGTTCGATTCGTGGCGGACCGACTCCTGGACCTCCTACCTCCTCAGCCTCGTTGCCCTCTTCGCCGTCGCCGCCTTCTACCAGTACATGGAGGACCGCCGCCTCCGATTCAAGCTCCTCGCCACCAGATCCAAGCCCTCCCCGATCGCCTCCCCTCTCCTCGAACCCGCCCCCTTCTCCGTCGCTGCTCCCGTAGCCAGGGCCGCCACCGCCGTCCTCTTCGGCGTCAATTCCGCGATCGGGTACTTGCTCATGCTCGCCGTCATGTCCTTCAACGCCGGCGTCTTCCTCGCCGTCGTCGTCGGCCTGGCCGCCGGGTACTTCCTCTTCCGGAGCGGCGGGGAGGAGGACATGGTCGTGGTGGAGAACCCCTGCGCCTGCGCTTGA
- the LOC122056071 gene encoding succinate dehydrogenase subunit 7, mitochondrial-like isoform X2, with protein MAAFRRFAQTTTLFGAVRSAPQETLPSPLPTNHIARRGYHIDLGAREKALLEEDPALKKFKSYKNNLKRVSKIGDVLTIVVVAACAYELYAVATVRKEQRH; from the exons ATGGCGGCCTTTCGAAGATTCGCCCAGACGACGACCCTCTTCGGGGCCGTACGCTCCGCTCCTCAG GAGACGCTGCCGTCGCCGTTGCCGACCAACCACATCGCTCGACGCGGATACCACATCGATCTCGGCGCTCGCGAGAAAGCG CTCTTGGAAGAAGATCCTGCATTAAAGAAGTTCAaatcatacaaaaataacttgaaGCGGGTGTCAAAGATCGGAGATGTTCTGACTATAGTTGTTGTTGCGG CGTGCGCCTACGAACTTTATGCAGTGGCAACTGTGAGAAAGGAACAAAGGCACTGA
- the LOC122056071 gene encoding succinate dehydrogenase subunit 7, mitochondrial-like isoform X1: MAAFRRFAQTTTLFGAVRSAPQKETLPSPLPTNHIARRGYHIDLGAREKALLEEDPALKKFKSYKNNLKRVSKIGDVLTIVVVAACAYELYAVATVRKEQRH, translated from the exons ATGGCGGCCTTTCGAAGATTCGCCCAGACGACGACCCTCTTCGGGGCCGTACGCTCCGCTCCTCAG AAGGAGACGCTGCCGTCGCCGTTGCCGACCAACCACATCGCTCGACGCGGATACCACATCGATCTCGGCGCTCGCGAGAAAGCG CTCTTGGAAGAAGATCCTGCATTAAAGAAGTTCAaatcatacaaaaataacttgaaGCGGGTGTCAAAGATCGGAGATGTTCTGACTATAGTTGTTGTTGCGG CGTGCGCCTACGAACTTTATGCAGTGGCAACTGTGAGAAAGGAACAAAGGCACTGA
- the LOC122056072 gene encoding putative pentatricopeptide repeat-containing protein At4g17915 produces the protein MIRGLSTSLLNVCVASLCKARNLEKAEAVIIDGIRLGCLPDVVTYNTLIDTYCWLEGIDEAYSILYRMKEAGIKPDVITYNSLIAGASHHGSPSRSLQLFEEMLQVGLVPDVWSYNTLMHCLFKFGHTEGAFKIYVEMRSKSISPSSTTYNTLINGLCKSGKAVSGLRLFRYLKRHGFTPEVITYNTIIDGLCKSGRLAEARKILKELGESDYDPNVITYTTVMKCCFRHGKFEQGFQIFDGMIEKGYTTDVFAYCAAISALVKRGNLEDASLCVEKMLRNGINPDTACYNTIVYLQCKEGNLDYAFQLVNEMEEAGIASDHYTYSILIDSLCKLRHFDAAKEQLDNMKMRGFNSNLVAYNCLIDGLCKHGEVDLALTVFENMEHKDDFTYTSIVHGLTRNRRFHKASKLLRNCLKEGNSVLSSIHRAVIAGLRIAGFKKDARKLRESLRMARLSQYN, from the coding sequence ATGATCCGCGGACTTTCGACATCCTTGTTGAACGTCTGCGTTGCTTCCCTTTGTAAAGCTCGGAACTTGGAAAAGGCTGAGGCTGTCATCATTGATGGTATTAGACTAGGTTGCCTCCCTGATGTTGTCACGTATAACACTCTGATCGACACGTATTGCTGGCTGGAAGGCATTGATGAAGCGTATTCGATACTTTATAGGATGAAAGAAGCAGGAATCAAACCTGATGTCATAACTTATAATTCTTTGATCGCTGGAGCTAGTCACCATGGCTCGCCATCACGATCCCTGCAGCTGTTTGAAGAAATGCTGCAGGTTGGACTCGTGCCAGATGTGTGGAGTTACAACACCTTAATGCATTGCTTGTTCAAATTCGGACATACAGAGGGTGCCTTTAAGATTTATGTAGAAATGAGATCAAAAAGTATCTCTCCCTCATCGACCACATACAATACCTTGATTAATGGTCTGTGCAAGTCTGGGAAAGCCGTGAGTGGCCTCAGGCTCTTTAGGTACTTGAAAAGGCATGGTTTTACTCCAGAAGTGATTACATACAATACAATTATTGATGGCCTATGCAAATCTGGTAGGCTAGCTGAAGCAAGGAAGATTCTTAAGGAGTTGGGTGAATCAGATTATGATCCAAATGTGATTACTTACACAACAGTCATGAAATGCTGCTTTAGACATGGAAAATTTGAGCAGGGATTTCAGATATTTGATGGGATGATAGAGAAAGGCTATACAACAGATGTGTTTGCATATTGTGCAGCAATAAGTGCATTGGTCAAAAGGGGTAATCTTGAAGATGCTAGTTTATGTGTAGAGAAAATGCTAAGAAATGGAATCAACCCGGACACAGCATGTTATAATACTATAGTTTATTTGCAGTGCAAAGAAGGTAACCTAGATTATGCATTTCAGTTGGTCAatgagatggaagaagctggaattGCAAGTGATCATTATACATACTCTATATTGATAGATAGTTTGTGCAAGCTGAGGCATTTCGATGCTGCTAAAGAACAGCTAGACAACATGAAGATGAGAGGATTCAACTCAAATTTAGTGGCTTATAATTGCCTGATTGATGGGCTATGTAAGCATGGAGAAGTTGATTTAGCACTCACAGTATTCGAAAATATGGAACATAAGGATGATTTCACATATACATCAATTGTGCATGGACTAACCAGGAATAGAAGATTTCATAAAGCATCGAAACTGTTGCGGAATTGCTTAAAGGAGGGTAATAGTGTGCTCAGTTCTATTCACCGAGCTGTGATAGCTGGTCTTCGCATTGCAGGATTTAAAAAGGATGCAAGGAAATTAAGAGAATCTTTACGGATGGCTCGGCTTTCACAGTATAATTGA